The sequence AGGTGGGAGTCGCCTGTCAGTTCCTCAGATGCACCACCGCCCTTCATTCCTTCTTCAGTCACTTACCAAGCACCATCGGTACGGCAACACGCAAGCAGGTAGAGACAGACAGGTGGCTTACTGCCAGGAGGCGACATTTTACCTGCCAAGCACCCGTCTCAAGGTGTCCCACACCCTCAGAGTCCCACTGACATTAAGTTTCTGAAGGTTAAAACTTTAGGTTTTGTACTACCCTTTCCTGTTTCCCTCTTAAAAATGGAcaagaaacacaaaaaagaagGCCACTTGGTGGAATTCGAGGGGATGTGTCCAATgctgagaaaatggagaaatcgGAGTGCCTGGCAAGAAGCCTGGGGACCCCAGGACCACCCACCTTCCTCAGCTGCATGCTGCTTCTGCTCATCTCGGATGACAAGCTGGTCCCGGTCAGGGTACTGAGAATCCTCAGGCCTGGCCAACAGGGCAGCTGGTCCTTGTGTCATGGGAGGAGGTTTCCCAGCTCCTCCAAGGGTGCCATCCATGGGGACCTGTTCTTGGACTGATGCCTTCGGTGGTCCCAGACCATGCTCCTCACTGACGACCTGAATCTCGTTGGTTTCCTCTGTGcatagaatatagatatgattgCAAGAGcattcttggtttttgttgttttgagacagggtttctctgggtagccctggcagTCTAAGAACTttgtacactaggctggccttgaactcaaagatctccTGTCGCTGAGAGCCTTTAgagtactaggatcaaaggcatgtgccaccacacctgtgacTGGGTGTGGAGCACACACCTATCATCCTGTcactccagaggtagagacaggaagatgaagAGATCAaaagccagctttggctacattagtggttctcaaccagaccctttggcaaacctctatctcaaAACTacttatgatttataacagtaacaaaattacagttatgaaaatattttatggttgggggtcatcacaacatgaaccatattaaaaggtcgcagcattaggaatgttgggCTACGtagtaagttcgaggccagcctaggatactcCGCCTCAgaccaaacagaaggaaaaaatggTAACATTAACTACAAAGAATGCATgcagcacacttgtaatcccaggacttgggagaggaAGGCAGCAAAGTCAATTTGAGGTGTTggctacatgctgagttttaggctagcctgggctacacaagaacttatctcaaaaaaccaaaacaaaagcaaaagacaaaacaaagaagttAATTCCTCGTGTTGCCCGAAGAATGGCTTACTGGGTGAGCTGCACACTTCGGAGTGGGAGCCTGGTCTCTGACCTCCGCCCCCACCACAGGCTTCCGTGCTACAGCTCatctgcagatgaggaaacagaaaagttcgaggcatggtggtacacaccttcaatcccagcactcagcagaggccctgggatctctgtgagttcgaggccagcctggtgaacatagcaagttccaggacagccagatctataTAAATAGAGatctccctcaaaaaaaaaaaaaaaaaaaaccaagaaacaaacaaaaaccagaaaataacATGGATTCAGGTGCCCTGACACTCTGAGGGCAGAGCGCTAGGCTCTCAGGGTCATTTGTGTAGGAGAAGCCACGGGAGCCCAGGCACAGCAGCCACCCAGGCTAGTCTCCGCCCTCAACTCCCACATCCTCCCGTCCCCTGAGTTAAAGTGCCGTCTGTACCTGTACTCAGAGAGCTGCCAAGGACAGAGTGTCAGTACGACAGAGTGGAAGGAAGGCTGTGTCCCTACCCAGGACCCTAGAGAAAGCACCACCAGCCAGCCACACTGCCTGTTCTCTGCTGCCTCGGGCCACACTCTGCCCTCTCTGTCTACCACCCACCCAAACCATACACTGCTGCTTGGATATGGAAGACATAAACCAATGGCTGCCTCCACTTACCATTCTGCTGGTGTGGTTTCAAACCCCGCACCTCTGAGCTGGGGGCTGGTGTCTGGGACTTGTTTCTGGGCACAGCCTCTTTCTCTTGGGGCACCTGTTCCTGTGGTGGGACTACTTGTGGAAGCTTGGGCTGAGTCTTGAGGGTCTGGAATTGAAATAAACACAGGACTACAAGAGTAGATTGTGGGACCCTCACTGCATCCACCAGCAAGTAAGaacccctaaacacacacaccaccacctacCCTGTCGCGTGGCATAGATCAGTAGATATGGTTAAGTCCAGGTTCTCCAGAAAACACACTCAAGGTAGAAAATAAGGGAAAATGTAACCATTCCAATAAACCAAGTTACTGATCAACTATCTACAGCACTCAACCTGGCACTTAGGCCACGCCCACCCTGCCAGGGCACGTGGACCTACCATGACTGACATGCCCACACAGTCTGCCTGGCATGACTGACATCACACATGGTCCCCCATCATATGACATGGAACTTGAGAGAGTCACAAACACATGGAAATTAACACTCCCAGATGACCAAAAAGATGCCCAGTCCTCTGGTCACTCAGCAGCTAACTGAGGTGAAGGAAGGGGACTGTGCAACTTCAGCACCTTTCTGCCATCTGTCCCACTTGATGGGGACACGGAGAAGCAGGACATAATCCAAAACACAGGCTTAATACCTACGTCTAGCACTAAAGAGTGTATGTCTCCCCTCCGTCACATCTTACAGTGGGTGGTAGACAGCCTATTTAAAACAGGCCAATTTACCCAGAATATCCTGTCCCATAGCCAAGTACAAAATTAGAAGGCATCCTGTGAGGCAAAAAGCAATCTGGAGACAAGAGAGGAAACATcagaaccagccacagagtgATACCTGACTTAGCAGGCCATGGATCTAGAGCCCCAGTGGGTTACGTAGACAATGAGGTAGAGATAGAAACTTTaaggaaacaaaaaggaaaaactgagACCAAAACGCTGTACATGAATGAAGTTTTCAGTGGGCTCATGTGGGGTCTAGCTATGGTTTTACCAAGTTTGGAGGTAAAATAAAAACCTATGAAAGTGAAAAGCAGTGAGAACAAAGTCTGAAAACAATGAAACAACTACAGATAAGATCCCTCCTACTCAGGGTAGGATGGCGGAGACAACTTCTGGATGCCACACATATGCAATGATCAGACCTGGAAAAGACAAACATCTAGTAATCAAGACTTAAGAATTCCTCCAAATTCAGGTCAAACACCAAACCATAGATTGAGGAAGTTCGGGGAACACCAAACAGGATAAATACTAAGAAAGTAAGTCATTTCAAACTACAGGGATATTAAAATTCTgagaagccaagaaaaaacatcCACCTCACAGGGGACACTCACCAAGACAGACCACGTTCTAGGCTAAAACTACATCTGTGGctatgtattgtgtcccccaataaaatttacctgaggatcagaggaaaaagccagccgtTACattaacatagaagtcaggcaatggtagcacatgcctttaatcctatcacttgggaggcagggatctgtctggatctttgtgagttcaaggccacactgggaacagagccaggcatagtaatacacgcttttaatcccagcactaaccatagaggtctggaggtctgtatggacaggaagtgacagagctgggcaggaagaagaagtgatgtagatgggctgagagagcaaatgagagaacagaacagaaaggcacataggtgtgggtagacaggaagtagctctctttggaggctgaggagttggtgaggtgaggttagctgtggctcttcctgtttctctgatctctctcaggctttaacccaaatttctggctctgagttttttattagtaagaccatttagcaattcatctacatatATCGTAGTAAATTTATACTAGATACCACGTCATGGCTACTCTTCTATTACAGAAGAATCAAACAAGGAATCAGGAGTAGAAAGATCTCTAAATGGGTGGAGATTAAGGCACATGCTTTTAAATAATGCTCAGACTAAAGTAAaagtcttaaatttaaaaatattttggtcacacctttaatctccaaactttgggaagcagaggtaggtgaatctctgtaagtcagaggccagcctagattacatagtgagttccaggacagccaaggctatacagtgagaccccgtctcaaacaaaaacaaaaacaaacaaaataaataaataaatatagatattttgttttaaatgcaaaCAGTTTGCTGGAATTTATAGGATGcaataaaagcaatttttttaaagatattttgtagCATTGGATGCATACATGAGAAGGGAAGATCTATATCCAAGAATCAAGATTGTACCATAAGAAGCCATGAAACAAATTAGCAAATTAAATCCAAATTAGAAGAAAAGATACATGAATTAGctcataaattaattaaaatgaaaaaaatcaacaaaaatcagTAAGAACGAACACTCATCCTGTGAAAAGATAATGCTCTGAGACCAGAACACATGAGAGAATATTACTGTGGGCCCTACCACTGGCCTGGCTGACCCTGGCCACAGTACTTCACATCTTGACCTCAACGTCCTCAAACAGCCAAACAGCATCGGCTTCTTCCACACAGAGCTGGAATGTTAAAGACGAGGGCTTCGAGCTTGGGGACCAGCCTACACCATTGGTCTGGGTATCCTGGCACCAGGCTTTGCTCCATTGTACCACAGAGAACCACACCCATGGGGAGAACAGAGACACAGGCCAGCAGAACTAACGCTGAGCAGAGGAGGTGTACCTCCTGGACACCCAGGCCAGAACAGACCCAAATTACCTGCTGAGGCTGGTCGTTTCTTTCACCCACACCTCTGGAAACTGCTGCTTCATTTCTCCTCCTGGTGACTTCTTCTATTCGTTCCTCACACTGTTCCTTCACCTCTTTCATCTGGTTAATACACTGGCTCCTAGTGAAGGCAAATGGAAGGATGTGTGGATGTCCCGAGTGCTCCCTGCTGGACCCCACACCCACAGTCCAGGCAGCAGGAGACAGAACAGCCCTTTCCGACTCCAGACACGATCTGAAACGGGAACTTGCAAGTGTTAGATGACAGGGAAGGAATTGCAGGTAACCACACTCCAGATTTGTCACATTGCTTTAAACACactgcgtgcacgcacacacacacacacacacacacacacacacacacacacacttaaaaaaaacacTGACGACTGGTACAAGTGCCTAAAACCCTGTGAtttcctggtgctgggaacaTCTGCATCTGGAGCTCTGTGGGCCAGACTTGTGGTTATGTTGATGAGATGATTCATGGGGAGGAGGTGCTGGGCATTTCAGGATAGGGGTTAAAATATTCAGCTACACCTCACACTAGGAAGTGAAGGGGACTGGAGGGTTCAGCCATGTGGACAAATGATGTCATCATTCATGCCTACATAACAAACCCAGCTACCACCTCTAGACCTCGAGGTTTCATAGCTTCTGGGCTGGTAACGATACAGATGCACCAGAAGGGTTGGGCCCTGACTCCATGGGAGACATAAGCCCCGAAAATTCCCAGCCCTTGTCTTGTAACTACCATTTGTGGCTGTTCACCTGTCACACCCTTTGCGATGAAACCCCAGTAGTGAGTAAAgctgtcctcagctctgagagcTGTTCTGGCAAAGTATCAAGGAGAATAGCAGGTATCCCTGAGCTGGTAAACCATCCCGTGGGTGGCTGGGGGATACCAGTTCTTGTGACTGGCCTGTGGAGCAGCCTTAGAGCTTGAGTTCTTCAGCCCATGGGGTGTGGATCGACTCAGCTGGAGGACATCTAGCTCTGAGATGCCCTGGAGGCCGAGCCTTCCCCCAGGAATTGAAGAGGATGTCACAAGGGCAGAGCAGAGCTGAAACCACTTGCTTCGCAAATGGGGAAGCTAAGAGATGTTCCGTGGCCTGGGGTAGTCAGAGCTAAGAGACAGTCAAGTCCCCAGAAGACTGCAATGCTCTTTCTGTGTGGCCTCTCCTGAGTTGGAAGCATTTAGGAGCCTAAGTCCTCAGCTTGGAGCATATCCTTTGGCAGTTCAAAGCATCATTGAATCACAACAGGCCATACACAGAAGGGAACTGGGCGATAACAGGAACCTCAGACAgatgagaaataaacaaaaacgtCACTGAAGAGCTTCCCACAGTCAGTCAAGCCACAGGCGGTAGACAAGCGAAAAGGGGCTGTAACGGTGACTAAAGAAGCTTAGCTGACTGAGGAATGAACAGGCAGGCCACTCCTGAACTTTTACACCTGCAAAGGAGAACCAGCTGCTCCCGCCTGGACTGTACTGAAAGAAGCAGAAAGGGCCTCCCTCCAGCTCTCAGCCATGCAAAAACCTTCCACACCTCCACAGTTCAGCTCAAAAGCAGCAGGGAAGGAGCAGACCCCTCAGTGTGAAGCTCAGACCCTGACACACAATGTAGCCTGGGTCAGTGTCACTTCTGggaggcccaggctggctcttTCATACATGTGCATTGTGGAATGATCTTtttctacactgtgaagattggtttaataaaaagctgaaggccaatagctaggcaagatttGTGGGGGGCAAAGtcaatgctgggaagaagggcggagATACAGAGTCACCTGCCAGGTATAAAGGAAGTAGGAAAGCATCATAGTAGAGGTAATAAGGCCACGAAGCTGAAagcaaattaatagaaatgggttaatttaagttattagagctagctaaaaacaagcctaagctatcggccaagctttgtaattaataagaagtctgcGTACTGTAagttgggagctggcaggtgcgACAGAGAAAGTCTGCCTACACGTGTACACTAAGCGGACACTCGGGATTGACTACAGAGGCACACAACTCTAGGCCACTAATGGCGGGGCTGGGGAGCTGAAGTGGACCTGTAAGCttcacttgcccaaggacagataattTCCTGGAATGTTGAGGGTGGCTGTTCACTTAAAATAACAAGTCACATGTTTTTACTTCAGTAAACAAGGTTGGTTGCCCCAATGCACAGGATGTGTTGCTCATATGTAGGCCAAgaggtacatcaggatgtatgtttGCCCCTGATTGAACAAAGGTGGATTTTGCCTTCATGAGCACCTGACTAACCTATTTCAGTGACATTCTCTGAGAATCCCAGGTGTGGACCTGGCCAATGTCCATCATCCtagccagtatttaataaagcttgctttaacTAGACAACTGTGGATTTGGTCAGGACCTCTCAATTCCTTAATGTACAATTTTGTACACATTATAAATTTGCTAACAAGGTATTCACATCTTTTCTCAGATTCTCAAACACACAGATCTCTAATTCAAAGAAACTTAAGGACAGCTATCTCTTTCTAGCTTCCAACAGTCTCTAGTCATTACTTCCGGGAACCTCCTGCATCTGCAGCAGGGGTCCTAAAGCACAGCCAGCGAGACAGACACAGTCAGCCAGCGAGACCTTCCGTCAAGGCTGCTCGCCTCTTAGAAATGTGTGTCTCCAGGCACACACACCCCAGGGCAGCACCACACACAGCCTGCGCTAGGACCGATGCTTCTCCCTTTGGCCCATAGCTGGCTTCCGAAAGGTTGAAAACGTGGGTCAGCACTTACCAAGCAAGGCCACTGATTTGGAGGAAATAATGGCTTCAGGGAGCTTTTGAAGGCTGGTAAGTCTAAGGCATTTCACACTtgtctgtgtgtgatgttttgattTCACTAGCTCAGTTTCCAGGCTTACTGTGAATGTGTGGAACCAGGTACAGCTTCATTGTGGGAGCTGTTTCGGGCATCGGGGACATTTGGCAGCGTCTTGGTCTCTACTCAATGGATTCCAGTAACACTCCCCTTCAGTCAGAGCAAAACATCTCTACTGCCCAGGCTCTGAAGGAACAGGCATGTGGCAGCACAGTTTCACAGTCCAACCACGTCTCCTTGTGCTGAGTGTCTGCTCCTGTCCTCTGCAGTTATGCACTCACAACAATGTAACAGTCATGTGATACATAAGGATGTTTTGGCCATAAAAAATACATAGGACAAGTGAGATTGTAGCCATCTCGATGCAAGGCCACCCAGTTTCACAGAGCCAATGCCTACTGATGATGCAGTGCCCAGCCTCTACCCCGCCTACTGATGCAGTGCCCAGCCTCTACCCCGCCTACTGATGCAGTGCCCAGCTTCTACCCCGCCTACAAATGCAGTGCCCAGCCTCTACCCCGCCTACAAATGCAGTGCCCAGCCTCTACCTCGCCTACTGATGCAGTGCCCGGCCTCTACCACGCCTACTGATGCAGTGCCCGGCCTCTATCCCGCCTACTGATGCAGTGCCCGGCCTCTATCCCGCCTACTGATGCAGTGCCCAGCCTCTATCCCGCCTACTGATGCAGTGCCCGGCCTCTACCCCGCCTACTGATGCAGTGCCCGGCCTCTACCACGCCTACTGATGCAGTGCCCGGCCTCTACCACGCCTACTGATGCAGTGCCCGGCCTCTACCCTGCCTACTGATGCAGTGCCCAGCCTCTATCCCGCCTACTGATGCAGTGCCCAGCCTCTACCCCGCCTACTGATGCAGTGCCCAGCCTCTACCCCGCCTATTGATGCAGTGCCCAGCCTCTATCCCGCCTACTGATGCAGTGCCCAGCCTCTATCCTGCCTACTGATGCAGTGCCCAGCCTCTACCACGCCTACTGATGCAGTGCCCAGCCTCTACCCCGCCTACTGATACAGTGTCCAACACCTACCCCACCTACTGATGCAGTGCCCAGCCTCTATCCCGCCTACTGATGCAGTGCCCAGCCTCTACCCCGCCTACTGATGCAGTGCCCAGCCTCTATCCCGTCTACTGATGCAGTGCTCAGCACCCATCCTGCCTAGTGATGCAGTGCTCAGCACCTACCCTTTTATTATGCAACATATTAATGTGCTCCAGACATCATGCTTTTTGCAGGATTGGGTTTTGAAGTAATCAGGAAATCAGGTAAGTTACTGGTATTTCAAAAGAACATGGGTATTCTATGAGGCTGGTATGTGTGAGGCAATTTTTCTCAGCTGCTGGGGACTGCACACCCAGTTTAACTCTTAGGAAGCAATTGGGAAGTACTGTGTAGTGATCAAGCACTTGGGTGagagatcatgagttccaggccagtctgagctatacaaatttgaagctagcctgggttatacagGAAGacccatttcaaaataaaacaagaaagaatgcAAGGAATTTGGCAGTGTGCATCTAGTGACAAGCTAAATCTATGCTGAGTGTcttgtggaaagaaaaaaatcccaaataccTTTTAAATGGTGCAACACTTTGAAGCTATATGAATTTCGTATGTATAAGGCAAGTAGTTGAAAAAATGTTAGTGTGGTGTCTGAGGTCATGCAGATGACTTGAGCATGGGCTGAGAAGTCTCTGCAGGTGAAAGGTCAACTGGAGTGCCTgttgcttgtgagctgccatgtggatgctgggaactgaacccaggtcctctggtagagcagccagtgctcctaaccactgagccaccgcTCCAGTTCCACACCATCATGATGTTTTAAATGTTCATATTACCAAGGTAAGTGGTACGACTGTGCTCTGTATTATTAAGTTTATGACACATAAATGTTATGGTACCGTGACAATTCATTTCCTGCTGAGCACGGCTTGTGTGCGTGTGAGTAAACATACACACCCAAGTGCAGATGCgtgcatgtacacaaacataccTTCCTTCCTTACTCTGCATAATGAACTCTGCTGGCTGATATTTACCAAATAGAATGCTGTTTTATAAAGGACATGCATCCCAGAAGTCATGAGTCCCTTCTCACACGCTACATATGACAAAGAACCAGCTCTGTGACTGGCAGAGTGAGCAGGCTGGACTCTGTCCTTGGCCTTTGATGCGCAGATCCCGGACCCCCCTCCCCAGGGGGTGGGGCTTATCCCGAGCCATACTCACAGGTCATAGGAGAACTTCTTCTCCAGGCTAGTCTGGTTCTTCTGGAACTGGACGAtgtcctgctgcagcctcccgtAACTCCTCTGCAGAGCCTTCAACTGGTCTAAGCCAAAAGGACAAATCCCTTCACTGGTCTCTGTGTGGCTGTCGTGCCCCTCAGACACACAGGACACACCAGAACCACACTCAGCACAAatgaaggaagcagaaggaagagaacagCCCCTCCCCCGCCATCACAGCCTCCAAACTCTCCCACAGAAACCTGCACCTCGATCCTATTCGAAATGCcgattaaaactattttaattattagattttatttatttctctgtgcaccactgcacatgtgtgcaggtcaaaggtcaacttgtgggtgtcagttctctccttgcactATGTGggtcttgggatcaaactcaggtcgtcaggtttagcagcaagtgcctttgcctgctgcaccatctcgccagccctcgCTGGCTTTATATACACAGCTTGAAGATAACTTTATACAAAGTTTTCAATAATTTTGTGCATTCTGACCTGGGCCTGAAGTCAGATGTGGGATTTTCCACATGTTGGAGCTCAGAGTCTTAGATTAAGAATGCTGGGAACACTCTGCCTGAGGCCAACCTAGGCCCAGCTGCcaatcctgcgaaacccaacaacttggaggcgATGGTGAAATTGCCCTACTAAAcaacctgctcagctgagatccat is a genomic window of Peromyscus maniculatus bairdii isolate BWxNUB_F1_BW_parent chromosome 5, HU_Pman_BW_mat_3.1, whole genome shotgun sequence containing:
- the Golm1 gene encoding Golgi membrane protein 1 isoform X1, with amino-acid sequence MMGLGNGRRSMKSPPLIVAALVACVIVLGFNYWIASSRSVELQSRIVELEVRVRRAAAERGAVELKKNEFQGELERQREQLDRIQSSHSFQLENVNRMHQDEKAVLVSNITTGEKLIRDLQDQLKALQRSYGRLQQDIVQFQKNQTSLEKKFSYDLSQCINQMKEVKEQCEERIEEVTRRRNEAAVSRGVGERNDQPQQTLKTQPKLPQVVPPQEQVPQEKEAVPRNKSQTPAPSSEVRGLKPHQQNEETNEIQVVSEEHGLGPPKASVQEQVPMDGTLGGAGKPPPMTQGPAALLARPEDSQYPDRDQLVIRDEQKQHAAEEGRNQGDEYSMDENEAESERDKQAVLAGNDRDINVFNVEDQKRGPIDLLNGSEKQNLILNQVGVRIPQQA
- the Golm1 gene encoding Golgi membrane protein 1 isoform X2 — encoded protein: MMGLGNGRRSMKSPPLIVAALVACVIVLGFNYWIASSRSVELQSRIVELEVRVRRAAAERGAVELKKNEFQGELERQREQLDRIQSSHSFQLENVNRMHQDEKAVLVSNITTGEKLIRDLQDQLKALQRSYGRLQQDIVQFQKNQTSLEKKFSYDLSQCINQMKEVKEQCEERIEEVTRRRNEAAVSRGVGERNDQPQQTLKTQPKLPQVVPPQEQVPQEKEAVPRNKSQTPAPSSEVRGLKPHQQNEETNEIQVVSEEHGLGPPKASVQEQVPMDGTLGGAGKPPPMTQGPAALLARPEDSQYPDRDQLVIRDEQKQHAAEEGRNQGDEYSMDENEAESERDKQAVLAGNDRDINGKVSVYSPGCTGIHSVDQASLNWEIAFTCP